The Petrotoga mobilis SJ95 genomic sequence ACTTGATCCTCCCAATAGAATAGCAGCCAGTAAACCAATACCTAACAATGATGCTACAAATAATAAATCCTTCATTTTACCACTCCTCCTTTCCACAAAAATAGTCCTGCCTGAGATATTCCAAAACATACTTTAACCTAACCGTTACCTTATGAATCCCTTTTAAAATCAAAATCTTAATTTCACTATGACACATAGATATCGAACTATAAAGTCAGATATCTACCACCTTCTACCTTCACTGGATTACCATCCACTCCTATCCATACTGTTAAAGAAGAAGGATTATAAACTATTTTTTTATTTACACTAAACTTTAAATTCCTTAAAGCTTTCAAATAATCCACAATCTCTACATTTGTCGCATACCAAATTGTTTCATCGTTCGATATTTTTTTGCAAAACTCTTCAATCATATCCCAATTATTATTTCTCTCAAATTCAAAACTGTGTCCCCATACATACAACAAAGGCATAGTTTCGTTAGATTCTAATTTCTTGAATTCTTCATATTTTTTTAACAAGTTATCATCATGATGACAAGTAGGATTCCACCTCAAAAAATGTGTAGGTAAAGAAAAGTTACCATGGGAACTAACTGTTCTTGAATATTCAATTCCCAAATATGGAAGTAATTCTAAAAGTTCTTCATCGTAATCCCCATAAGGATATGACATTCCCCTTATTGGATAGTTTACTAAAGACTCTAATCTTTCCCTATCCTCCATAATTTCCTCAATTATTGATTCCTTTGGTACTCTTGTGAGATAAGGGTGATTTAATGTATGTATAGCAACTTCATGCCCCTCAAAGAGATCCCTTATTTCGGAAGAGTTTAAAAATGGTTCTGAATCTAATTTTCCTGAATTTAAATGGAAGGTACCTTTGATTCCGTACTTATTGAAGATCCTTATCAATCTTCTGTCATAAATTTGTCCATCATCATAACTCATGGTTAAAGCCTTTATTTTACCTTGTGGATAAAAGCCGAAAGATATTTTCATTGTATACTGGCTCCTTCTCAACAATTCTGAAAAATAGAACATTTAGTATCGATTTTTCATTACCAAATTTTGATATAATTCTTACCCTTTTTTAAATTAGAGATTGGACCTAAGGAACTCTTTTCTGGTTTTTGTTTATCTAAAAAGTCTGTGTCTAAAACTAAATTTCCACCATCAGGACGTTCAAAATCAGCATCAACAATCCTAACTCTTTCTAAAGAATTTGTTGAACATACTTTGCCTGCAATATCTTCAAAAGTATCGGGAAGTTCACAAAACATATAAACTTCTTCACCTTTCTCGATAACACTAAATTTCGAATCAAAACTTTTATCAACTAACTTCTCTTTTTCTCTTTCAAATGGTTCCGCTCCATTGAAGTAGGCATTGTTATTAATATACACCGGTTGTTCTATTAACTCAAGAGTTTTAATATCCCAACCTTTTTCATCTACCTTCTTCATGTACTCTTCTAATGATGTTGTATGATTCATATAATGTGATGTCCCAACACCTTCTATACCATCTTTTCCAATGAAGATATTGTTGTAGAAACGATCGTCACCACCGTAAACACAGGCATACCCTGCAACCGTTGTACTATGTGGTCTATGGTATGGAGTATAACGGTTTAATACTTTCCTTTTCTCCATCTTACCAGCAATTAAATTGTTAATGTAGGCACCACCCTGAGACATGTTATCTATTGCATATTCAGAAGCTAAGATGTTGTGATCGATAACATACGGACCATGACTTACTTCCACAAATAAATCACGGTTATTTTTGTAAAATAAGTTTTTACTTACCCTCGTTCCTTGGGCTTGCCAGTCCAGCCATAATCCCAAAGAACAATCATGTATACGATTATGGTAAATCTGAACATCTATGGCTGCATGTAATTTGATACCTGCAATCTCATGTCCCCAAAATTCTCTTTTTATAGCAATTCTATAAATGTGGTTATTGTAGATTTCACTAAAAACACATCCTAAATGACCTACAATAGCATTTTGACCACAATCATAAATTGTATTGTTCCGAATAATATGTGACCCAATACTTTCTTTACTCCATCCGATATGTTCAGCACTAAAAACAGATTCTAATTGATATTGATGCCCAGTTTTGTCTTTACGAGTTGAATGATATAGATGGCCGGTCGAACCTTCCTTACCTATACTTATTGCACTACATTTTGAATCATGAATAATATTGTTTTCAATTATCCAACCTTTGCTCCAATTTGCTCCAATTAATCCAGGTTGATCTGCTGTTGGTGGGACCCATGGTGTCGCAGCATGAGCCATTTCAAAACCTTTCACCGTTATATAATCTCTCCCAATTTGATCTGGATAAAAACAGGATCTGCGTACATTGATCTCTACTAATTCTTCATTTGGGTTCGCACCATGGAAGTTTGCGTATATAGTTGTTTTTTGATCATCTACTTCCGCATACCAAACATACTTTGTTTGCTCTGGATTTAAAACCGGAACCTTTTTTTGTGTCCAATGGTCTACCGTCTCTGTTCTAATCTTAGGATCTTTCAAATCTTCAAAGCTGTTAGCTTCGTAAAATGACATACCGTTTAGATAAACGTCTCCTAAATGTCTCTTCTGATCAGTCGTAACAAGCCAATCACCAAATATCTCTTCTTTGTATGGATTAAACTCACCAAAAAATGAGTTTGGTAATTCACATTTCCAAATATTTCCTTCAACCTTTTGCCAATCTTGGATCCTTTCAGATCCTTTAATAATTACCTTTTCTCCTTCAGCTGCTTGATATGTAATTCTTCTTTTGTTGCTTAATCCTTTGTTTTTAGGTTTTACCCATTCACGATATACCCCTTCGTGAACTATAACTTTATCTCCAGCCATAGCAACAGAAGCAGCTTTATTTATCGTTAAAAAAGGATCTTGTTTAGTTCCTAAAGCTCGATCAAAGCCAGTCTTTGCCACATGATATTCCATGTTTTTTAAATCCCCCTTTTTATTTGTACGACACTTGTTTTATTTTTCTTCCTTATTCTCATACAACCAACAACGGACCATACGGTTTTCTGTTTGTATTTCTGGTGGCATATTATCTTTACACTTTTCCATAACAAACGGGCATCTACCTGCAAACTTACATCCTTTTCTCATGTACTCTTCTGTTTCCAATTCTTTTATACTTATCCGTTCTGTCCATTTCTTTTTCGGATCAGGTTCCGGTATCGATTCTTTTAACATCTGTGTGTATGGGTGTTTCGGATTCATCAGTACTTCTTCCACCCCACCCATCTCTATTATGTTCCCTCTGAACATTATCCCTATCCTGTCACTTACGTAGTATGCGGTCGCTAAATCATGCGTTATGTACAACACACTTACATTGTACTTGTCCCTTAAATCTTTGAACAAGTTCACTATCGACATCCTCAACGATGCATCCACCATCGATACCGGTTCGTCTGCTACCAACAACGATGGTGTCGTTATGAGCGATCGCGCTACCGATATCCTTTGTAGTTGTCCTCCTGAAAACTCGTTGGGGTACCTTCCTTTTACTTCCGTCATACTTAATCCTACCGCCTTTAGTGCTTCTTCTACCCTTTTTCCATTCCCGTTCTTTGTTATCCCGTATTGCTTTGCTGTGTCGTATAGGTATCTGTCTACCTTCCTCAACGGATTGAATGTTTCAAAAGGATTTTGAAATACCGATTGTACTTCTTTCATGAACTCTTTTTTCTCTTCCCATTTTTTTAGGTTTACTATGTCTTTACCTTTGTAGTACACTTCACCTTGTGTTGGTTCAAGAAATCCTAGCAGCATCTTTGAGACCGTTGATTTTCCACATCCACTTTCCCCTGCAAGTGTGAATATTTCATTTTTGTATATGTGAAAGTTCACATCATCTACCGCTAGTAATTTACTTCTTGCAAATCCCCCTCCTACTACGAATACCTTTTGTAGTTTTTTCGTTTCCAACAACTTTTCTTGTGTATTTATTGCCGTTTTATTTTCTTGCATCTTCCACACGCTCCTTTGAGTTCAAAAAACAGGCTGATTTGTGTCCGTCACTTATCTCAACGAGTTGTGGACGTTCCTTTTTACATATTTCCATCGCATATGGACATCGTGGATGGAATGGACATCCTTGCGGTAGGCTCGCTAGTGAGGGGGGTGATCCAGGTGCACTGACTTTGTAACTTTTGTCTCCCATCTTTGGTAGTGAGCCTATTAGAAATTTTGTGTATGGGTGTAGTGGGTTTTCGAATATCTCATCCGTTTCCCCTTCTTCTACAAACATACCTGCGTACATTATCCCCATCCTGTCCGTTATGTTCGCATGTACAGCCATGTCGTGGGTTACCAGTATTATCGTGTTTTTTTGTATTTTTTGTATGTCTTTTAGTAATTGTATTACCGCCCTTTGCGCTACTACATCCAACGCCGTTGTTGGTTCGTCCGCTACTATGATCCTTGGATTGAGTATCGTTGCTAAGGCTATCGTCGTCCTTTGCCTCATTCCTCCAGATAGTTGGTGTGGGTATGATTTTAATACCCTTAGCGGTAATCCCAAGGCGGTTAAATGTTTCTTCAGTGGTTCTTCAAATTCTTTTTCTTCGTCTTTTATCTTTTTGTGTGAGGTCACAAAGTCTTTGAATGATTCTTTTATCCTTATTATCGGATTCAACGCACTCATCGATCCTTGCGGTATGTACGATATGAATTGCCATCTTAATTTCCTGTATTCTTCTTGACTCATTTTGGTTATGTCTATCTCTTTCCCTTCAACTTCGTAGTATATCTTTCCATCTACTATCCTCAGTGGTGGTTCGGCTAAACCACATATCGTTTTTAGAAATGTGCTTTTCCCACATCCACTTTCCCCTGCTATCCCGTATATTTCATCTTCTCGTATACTTATACTTACATCGTTGACCGCTTTTACTTCTTTTTTCTCTTCTTGCATTTCAAATATGTAATACGATTTTAGTTTTTCTGTTTTTAATACTTCCAACCTTTTCACTCCTTCGCCTTACCGATTCTTTGTATCCTTGTCCTTGGGTCTAGGTATTCACTTAGACTTGTCGAGAGTAGGTACAAGGCTACAAACAAGAAGATCGATATTATTACAGGTGTTAGTATCCACCACCAGTATCCCAGTAGCATCGCTTGGTAGTTTACCGCCCAGTGTATCATCGTTCCTATCGTTGGTATTTCTGTGTTGGATAAACCCAATACCGATAACGTTACTTCCATCCCTACCGCCCATATCATGTTGTTTATCAACGTCGAGAATATTACCGGTATTATGAATGGAAAGTATTCTTTTATTACCAGGTTGAACGTCCTTGTCCCTGATAGTATCGATGTGTATGTGAATTCCCTTTCCCTTAGACTTAGTATTTGTGATCGTATTACCCGGGCATCCCACGCCCATCCAAATAGACTTAGTATGAGTCCTAATAGTACCATCGTTAAGTTTTCCCTTATTACCGATGCTATCAGTATCAGGATCGGTAAGAGCGGTATTACCACAAAACTGTCGTTTATCGACATCAATACTTTGTCGGTTTTTCCCCCTTTGTACCCCGATACTAATCCCATTATTATCGCTATCATCCTCGATATTCCTGAGGCTATCAACGCTATCGTTAGTGAGTTCCTTATCGCAAACGTAGATTGCCAGAATAGGTCTTGTCCTTGGGATGTCGTTCCGAATATGTGTGGCCAACTGGGTGGTTTGTCCCTAGGAACCACGTTCCACCTTAGTGGATCGTATGGCGAGAAGAATGAGAGTATTGACATGAAGGCTAAAATACATATTACTATGAACGCAAATCTGAACCTTCCATCTTTCATTAGTTCCTTGAATCCTTCCAACATTATCACCTCATCTGTACCTTACTCTTGGGTCAAAGAGTGGATATATTAGATCTATTATCAGCGTTGCTGACGCTATCCCTATTACCGATAACGAGACTATCCCTATTATTAGGTTGTAGTCGTTTGAGTTTATCGCTCCGTATAGTAACGTTCCTAGCCCTGGATAGGCGAATACTATTTCTGTTATCAATGCCCCTCCAAAGATTTGCCCTAAAGATAGGGCTAAGTTTGTTACTTGCGGTAATAACCCGTTTCTGAATACGTATTTGAAGGCTATCTTTGATTCTTTTAATCCACCGGCTTTCGCATACATCACATAGTCTTCGGCTACTATGTTTGATACTATGAGTTTCATCGTTTGTATGTTGGCTGCTATTCCTAAAACCATCAACGATATCGCAGGTAGAAACGAGTGTAATAACACGTCCGATATGAACGCCCAGTTGAACCCTATTTGTCTTCCAACTGAGTATCCACCCGCCGATGGGAATATCGGTATCAGATAGGCAAATACTATGAGTAGTAGTAATGCAAATATGTAGTAGGGTATGGGCCTTACCACCATCGCTATGTTATCTAATGTTTGTGCCCATGTTTTGTTTTTGAAGTATCCTGCAAGCGCCCCTATTATACTTCCTACTAACCAAGAGATGATTGTAGTTGTTAATAGTAATCCAGCCGTCCAGGGCAGTGAGTCCATTATTAGCTCCATTACAGGTACAGGAAATTGAAAAAGGGATGGACCAAAGTCTCCATGTAGCAGTCTTCCCCAAAAGGCAACGTATTGTTCAAACATCCCTCCTTCTAATCCGTACATCTCTGTGAGCGATTGCCTTAATGCTTCAACTGCCGCTGGGTCTAAGAAGGCACCTTGTGATGTCATTTGACTGATTACTTGTTGTACGGGATCAACCGGCGTTAGCCTGGGTACAATAAATACCACCGTTATCCCTACGAATACTACAACTAGAAATTGTATTATTCTTGGTAGCAAGTATCGCTTGAAAAATAGCAAAGTGTTACACCTCCATAATAAGCCCCCCGAAGGGGGCTCAATGTATTTATATGTAGCCCTTATTTCCTTCCTGTTGGTTCAAGAAAGGGCAGTACGTATTTGAAGTTAGGCCAGTGATGATAGGGAATCATATATGGATTTTCAGCACCAGGATAATTCGTCCAATAATACTCATCCCATCCTACTACTCCAGGATATCCAAAAGTTGGAATTGAAGGCATTTCTTCTACAAGTATTTTTAACCCTTCTATACCTAATTCCATGTTTTCCTCACTATCCCAGTCTACCTTTTCCATTCCTTCTATAACCTTATCCATTCTCGGATCTGTCCATCTGCCTGGTGCAGGTCCCAAATTAGTAATAGCATTTTCTCCTATAGGTTGGTAGTATTTTGAGTGTGTACTTGAAAAAACACGGTACAAATCAGGATGACCACCCCACGGCTCAGATGCAGGCCATTGGGCACTGACTTCAAAGTTACCTGATACAACAATACTTGCATCTTGTTCACTAGGAGTAACTGAAACATCTATACCAAAGTTTCTCCATTGTTGTGCTGCAGCAAGTGCATTCCTATGTGCAGGATGTGAAGGATTTGCATTGGCAATAATATTAATTTTCCAAGGTGTACCGTCTGGTAACAACCATTTGCCATTTTTATCTTTTGTAAATCCATTCCTTTCTAACAGTTGTTCCGCTACATCAGGTGCGTATTTCCACCATCCTGGTCCAAACATCTCTTTCAACGCTTCTATATCGTTTGGTACCTCGTATCCTCTTTCTCTCGCATATTGGGCTGCTCTTAATGTAGCCGTTGGATCGTACGGTTTGAATGGTCTCCCATTAACTTCTATGTCTAATGTGAAATTCTTCAACCAATCTTCTAATGGTTCATAGTACCATTCTTGGTAAACCGGCATAGGAGGAAGGTGAAGTGCGCCCATAGGTGCAGCACCATCAAACGCTATCCCTATGTAATCTACTATATCTATTGCGAGAGTTAATGCCCACCTTACATCTTTTATGTTGTATGGATATACATCAGTATTGAATATAACACCTGTCATACATGGATCCGTGTTAACTACCCACGGGTATTCTATTCTGTATCCCCTTGAGTATTGATTCCTTTGAATGAGTGCTCTGAATGCTTCCATTGTTAAATCTGCCATGTCTAAGTTATGGTTGGCTTGTGCAATTACTTGATTTGTAGCTTCTCCATAGTAATAGAAAAGTACGTATTTTGGTTTTGGCTCACCAAACAACATTCCAGTTGGTGTTCTATCCCAATCTTCCCTTTTTTCCCAAAGTGTCCAATAACCAGCACGATCATAATCTTTTAGAACGTATGGACCACTGCTTATCGGAGGGTTGTAATTAAAGGATAGCGGGTCTTCTACTTTTTCAAAAATATGTTTTGGGAAAGGTCTCCATGCTCCCCATCTGTCTACAAAATTAGCGTGGAATCGTGCATTAGGTTCCTTTAGTTCAAATACCACAGTGTAATCATCTGTTTTGTATACTTTATCAACGTGAAGCCTAAACTGATCATGATAAGCCATTCCTTGATATTTCATGGCTGTTGTGATGGCGTACACAATATCATCGGCAGTAATTTCAACACCATCACTCCAATAACATCCTTCCCTTAACTTAACCGTCATCTTTGTGAAGTCTTCGTTGTAAATCGGACCTTCCGCTGCAAGAGAATTAATAACTTCTCCCCTGGTAGGTTCCATCATCCACAATGGTTCCAGCATCAATTGTTGAATCCCTTGATCAGGAGTTCTCCAGCTACTGGTAAATATGTTGAAGATACCAGGTGAGTTTACTCTTCCGGTTAAAACGTTAGCAATGAGTGTTTCTTCCCTTGGAATCCCAGCTACTTGTGAAAATCCTGCAACAACAAGTAACACGGAAACAAAAATCACCAATAAGCTCTTTTTCATTCTTTCACACCTCCTAATGAATTTTTTACACTTACTTTGGATTTTCTTCCCAAAGTAATAAAAATTAAAGTCCATTAACAATCTTTTCCCCATTATTAAACTTCAAACATAAAAATCATAGAGTTCTCCATTAGGAATACTAAGCAAAAAAAATCAATGGTAAGTTTATCCAATCAATTAATATTCGAATCAACGACAACTCATTTTCATTCTTTCTAATTTATTTTTTAAAAAATCAAAAAAATCTTTGTCTTTGAATTGGAAATTAAAATAATTTTATTAAATCTTACAATTAAACAGTTTTTTAATCTAACCAACATTTTTTATTGCAATGTAGCAAATTGGATTTATATAATTTCAAAGAAAATAATCATCTAAACAAGTTCAAATTTTGTTCAGAATAATTATATGTGAGTTAACTTTTTTTGTCAATCATTAATTTATCCAATCAACTAATATTAGGAGCAATTACGGACAATTATTTGCGATTAGGAAGCTTTTTCTTAGTTTTTCTTAATTTTTGTAAAAAATTGTTTTCTAAGATTTCGTTAGATTTTCTCGTTTAATCGACTTAGATTGTTTTTAATCACCATTAATTAGCTCTATTTGAAAGTGAGAAATTTTTTTCACAGTGTTATAATTTTGTTAGAAGATGGGAAATTTTTGTTTGATCGAAAGTGAGGTCTTATATTTGAAAAAGGTCTATATAGACGGTGAACATCTGAGTTTGGAAGATGTGATTAATGTAGCTAAACATTATTACGAAGTGGCTATCGATAAATCTGTCCTTGAGAACATTGAGAACTCCAGAAAAATTGTAGAAAAGTTTGCAGAAGAGGAAAAAGTCATATATGGTATAACTACTGGCTTTGGAGAACTCTGTAATGTTTTCATTTCGAACGATAAAACAGAGAAATTACAAAAGAATCTGATCAGAAGCCATGCATGCGGAATTGGGGATCCTTTGGATATAGAAACTGTTAGAGCGATTATGTTGCTTCGTGCGAATTCTTTGGTCAAAGGTTTTTCTGGAATAAGGTTATCCACCATACAATCTCTGATTGATATGATCAACAAGAAGGTTCACCCAATAATACCAGAAAAAGGATCTTTAGGAGCCAGTGGTGATCTTGCTCCTTTAGCCCATATGGTTTTACCGATGATAGGAGAAGGAGAAGCTTATTACGAGGGCAAACGGTTAAATGGAAAAGAAGCGATGAAGTTGGCGGGAATAGATACGATAAATCTTGTTGCCAAGGAAGGTCTCGCTTTGATAAATGGAACACAAGTTATGACGGCTATAGGTGCATTATCGATATACGATAGCATAGAACTTTTAAAAACAGCAGACATAATTTCATCGTTGAGTTTTGAGGCGCTGAACGGTGTCATCGAGGCTTTTGATGACAGGGTACACAATCTAAGACCTCATAAAGGGCAAATTGGGTCCGCTAATAATTTAAGGAAAATACTTGAAGGTAGTAAAATGGTGTCTCATCAAGGGGTATTACGTGTTCAAGATGCTTATTCCTTGAGATGTATCCCGCAGGTTCACGGTGCTTCACGTGATGCGGTAAATTATGTAGAAGATATCATCGTGAAAGAGATGAATGCAGCAACCGATAATCCTTTGATATTTTCAAAAGAAGAAGAAGCAATATCCGCGGGGAATTTTCACGGCCAACCAATTGCATTGGGCATGGACTTTTTGGCGATTGCTTTGTCTGAAATTGCAAATATATCAGAAAGACGAATAGAAAGGCTTGTTAATCCTAAATTGAGTGGATTACCTCCTTTTCTGATAGAAGAAAGTGGATTGAATTCTGGGTTTATGCTGGTTCAATATTCAGCCGCTTCGTTGGTTTCAGAAAACAAAGTCTTAGCCCATCCTGCAAGTGTTGACTCAATTCCTTCTTCTGCAAACCAGGAAGATCACGTTTCTATGGGTACAATCGCAGCGAGAAAGGCAAAGAATATTCTAAACAACGTCCAAAAAGTATTAGCTATGGAAATGCTGTGTGCTTGCCAAGCGATAGACTTACGAGGAAATAAAGGTTTAGGAAAAGGTTCAAAGATAGTATATGATATAGTTAGAGATAAGGTACCGAAGATAACCGAAGACAGAGCGATGTACGAAATGATAGATAAGAGTGAAGAAATCTTAAAATCTGGCATAATCGTTAAAGAAGTGGAAAAAGAAACTGGTAAATTATTTTAAAGAAAGGAGAAATTATCATGGTGAACAATATTGATATTTCAAATGCAATGTCCATTAAGTTGGATGATGAACTCCCTCCTATGCCCAAATTCATCGAAGGCATAAGAAGGGCACCTAAAAGACCTTTAAACTTATCAAAAAGAGAAGTAGAACTAGCCCTTGCAAACGCCTTAAGGTACGTGCCGGAAAATTTGCATGAAAAATTGGCTCCAGAATTTCTGCAAGAGTTGCTTACTCGAGGTAGAATTTATGGATACAGGTATAGGCCTGAGGGCAACATTAAGGCAAAACCTATAGATATGTACAAGGGTAAATGTACTGAAGGAAAGGCATTTCAGGTCATGATCGACAACAACTTGGATTTCGATGTTGCTTTGTATCCTTATGAACTGGTAACCTACGGTGAAACCGGTCAAGTATGTCAAAATTGGATGCAGTACAGATTGATTAAAAAGTACCTAGAAGAACTAACAAGGGAACAAACTTTAGTTGTGGCTTCAGGACATCCCCTTGGCTTGTTCAGATCAACACCAAATAGTCCACGAGTGATAATAACAAACGCTTTGATGGTTGGGATGTTTGATGACCAAGAACATTGGATCAAGGCACAAGCTATGGGTGTTGCCAACTACGGGCAAATGACTGCGGGAGGTTGGATGTATATAGGACCTCAAGGTATCGTTCATGGCACTTACAATACCTTGTTGAACGCTGGAAGGTTGAAATTAGGGATACCACAAGATAGTGATCTAAGAGGACGTTTATTTGTTAGTTCAGGTTTAGGTGGAATGAGCGGTGCTCAAGCTAAAGCGATAGAAATCGCAAGAGGCGTTGGAATAATTGCAGAAGTGGATTATTCGAGAATACAAACAAGACTAAACCAAGGTTGGTTAAAAACCTACAGCAAAGATTTGGACGAAGTTTTTGAAATAGCCTTCGATCATCTGAATAGAAAAGAACCCATTTCCATCGGTTATTATGGTAATATTGTAGATCTATTGGAATACATTGTAAAGAAAGGTATAAAGGTAGATTTGCTATCAGATCAGACGTCTTGTCACGCTGCCTACGAGGGAGGGTACTGCCCGCAAGGCTTGACTCATGAAGAGAAGAATCACCTCTTAGAAACAAATAAAGAGAGATTTGTTGAATTAGTCAACAATTCATTGAGAAGACATTTCGAGCTTATAAAAACAATGGTTGAAAGGGGAACCTACTTTTTTGACTATGGGAATAGTTTCATGAAGGCGATTTTTGATGCAGGAGTGAAAGAAATAGCAAAAAATGGGTTGGATGAAAGCGAAGGGTTCATATTTCCCTCGTATGTGGAAGATATAATGGGGCCATTAATATTCGACTATGGTTATGGACCTTTCAGGTGGGTATGTTTAAGTGGAAAACGGGAAGATCTATTGAAAACGGATAAAGCAGCGATGGAATGCATAGATCCCAACAGAAGGGGTCAGGATAGAGATAACTACATATGGATTAGAGATGCAGATAAAAACAATCTTGTTGTTGGTACTCAAGCACGAATTCTTTATCAGGATGCTATGGGCAGGATGAAGATAGCCCTTAAATTCAACGAAATGGTTAGAAAAGGGGAAGTTGGCCCCATTATGCTTGGAAGGGATCATCACGATGCAGGCGGAGCTGACTCTCCTTTTAGAGAAACAGCGAATATAAAAGATGGGAGTAATATAATGGCGGATATGGCAACCCATGATTTCGCTGGAAATATAGCAAGGGGAATGAGTTTGGTAACACTGCACAACGGAGGTGGAGTTGGTATCGGTAAGGCCATTAACGGTGGCTTTGGCTTGGTTCTGGATGGAAGTGAAAGGGTGGATGAAATAATAAAGAACGCAATTCCATGGGATGTTATGGTTGGTGTCGCCAGGCGATCATGGGCTAGGAATGAAGCTTCTATAGAAACATCCATAGAGTACAACAAAGAAAACAAAAATACAGACCACATAACTTTACCGTACATTGCTGATGAAAATATGGTAAAAGATTTAGTTGATAAATATTATCAGGGTTAGGAGGTAGATACTTTGAACAAAATTGTAGAATGTGTTCCAAATTTCAGTGAAGGAAGAGATAAAGAAAAATTAGAGCGTATTGTAGATGAAATAAGAAAACAAGAAGGAATAAAATTGCTGGATTACTCTATGGACAGAGACCACAACAGAAGCGTAGTTACTTTTGTGGGGGAACCAGATCAAGTAATAGAAGCAGCTTTTAACGCTTGTAAAAAAGCGGCTGAATTGATAGATTTGAGAACCCACAAAGGTGAACATCCAAGAATGGGGGCTACAGACGTCATACCGTTCATTCCAATTAAAAACATATCGATGCAAGAGTGTGTAGAGTACTCTAAAAAATTGGCAAAAAGAATAGGAGAAGAGTTGAATATCCCCGTAATATTGTATGAAAAATCAGCCAGCCGACCTGAAAGAGAGGATTTAGCTGTTATAAGAAAAGGCGAGTTCGAAGGAATGTTTGAGAAGTTAAAACAAGAAGCGTTCAAACCAGATTTTGGCCCAGATAAACCGCATGAAAGTGCAGGAGTTACCGCCGTGGGGGCAAGGATGCCTTTGATAGCTTTCAACGTGAACCTAAATACCAACAACATAGACATTGCAAAAAAGATAGCCCAAGCTGTGAGAGGTAAAAGTGGAGGATTTAAATATTGTAAAGCGTTGGGTTTTGAATTGAAAGAAAGAAATATAGTCCAAGTTTCCATGAATATGGTTGATTACACAAAAACACCTTTGTACAGGGTATTTCAGGTGATAGAAAATGAAGCGAACAG encodes the following:
- a CDS encoding ABC transporter substrate-binding protein, encoding MKKSLLVIFVSVLLVVAGFSQVAGIPREETLIANVLTGRVNSPGIFNIFTSSWRTPDQGIQQLMLEPLWMMEPTRGEVINSLAAEGPIYNEDFTKMTVKLREGCYWSDGVEITADDIVYAITTAMKYQGMAYHDQFRLHVDKVYKTDDYTVVFELKEPNARFHANFVDRWGAWRPFPKHIFEKVEDPLSFNYNPPISSGPYVLKDYDRAGYWTLWEKREDWDRTPTGMLFGEPKPKYVLFYYYGEATNQVIAQANHNLDMADLTMEAFRALIQRNQYSRGYRIEYPWVVNTDPCMTGVIFNTDVYPYNIKDVRWALTLAIDIVDYIGIAFDGAAPMGALHLPPMPVYQEWYYEPLEDWLKNFTLDIEVNGRPFKPYDPTATLRAAQYARERGYEVPNDIEALKEMFGPGWWKYAPDVAEQLLERNGFTKDKNGKWLLPDGTPWKINIIANANPSHPAHRNALAAAQQWRNFGIDVSVTPSEQDASIVVSGNFEVSAQWPASEPWGGHPDLYRVFSSTHSKYYQPIGENAITNLGPAPGRWTDPRMDKVIEGMEKVDWDSEENMELGIEGLKILVEEMPSIPTFGYPGVVGWDEYYWTNYPGAENPYMIPYHHWPNFKYVLPFLEPTGRK
- a CDS encoding ABC transporter permease, which encodes MLFFKRYLLPRIIQFLVVVFVGITVVFIVPRLTPVDPVQQVISQMTSQGAFLDPAAVEALRQSLTEMYGLEGGMFEQYVAFWGRLLHGDFGPSLFQFPVPVMELIMDSLPWTAGLLLTTTIISWLVGSIIGALAGYFKNKTWAQTLDNIAMVVRPIPYYIFALLLLIVFAYLIPIFPSAGGYSVGRQIGFNWAFISDVLLHSFLPAISLMVLGIAANIQTMKLIVSNIVAEDYVMYAKAGGLKESKIAFKYVFRNGLLPQVTNLALSLGQIFGGALITEIVFAYPGLGTLLYGAINSNDYNLIIGIVSLSVIGIASATLIIDLIYPLFDPRVRYR
- the hutH gene encoding histidine ammonia-lyase, whose product is MKKVYIDGEHLSLEDVINVAKHYYEVAIDKSVLENIENSRKIVEKFAEEEKVIYGITTGFGELCNVFISNDKTEKLQKNLIRSHACGIGDPLDIETVRAIMLLRANSLVKGFSGIRLSTIQSLIDMINKKVHPIIPEKGSLGASGDLAPLAHMVLPMIGEGEAYYEGKRLNGKEAMKLAGIDTINLVAKEGLALINGTQVMTAIGALSIYDSIELLKTADIISSLSFEALNGVIEAFDDRVHNLRPHKGQIGSANNLRKILEGSKMVSHQGVLRVQDAYSLRCIPQVHGASRDAVNYVEDIIVKEMNAATDNPLIFSKEEEAISAGNFHGQPIALGMDFLAIALSEIANISERRIERLVNPKLSGLPPFLIEESGLNSGFMLVQYSAASLVSENKVLAHPASVDSIPSSANQEDHVSMGTIAARKAKNILNNVQKVLAMEMLCACQAIDLRGNKGLGKGSKIVYDIVRDKVPKITEDRAMYEMIDKSEEILKSGIIVKEVEKETGKLF